The Halorussus gelatinilyticus genome contains the following window.
CCGGACCTGACCGCCCTCGCGCTCCTCGCGCTCTCGTTCGGTGTCGGAATCGCCTTCTTCGCCGAACTCCCCGCCGAGATGGTCGTGGGATGGCACGTGGACCTCGACGGCGGGACCCGACTCACGTACGCTCCGCGGTCGGTGGCCGCCTTCGCGTTCCCGGTCGCCGCGACCGGGGCGTACGCCGTCGCCGCGGCCGCCGCGTCGCGCTTCCCCGTCCGCGAGGAGTTAGGGGACTTCGCGTTCGTCTACGACGTTGCGGTCGTCGGCCTACTGGTCGGCTCGCTCGCACTGCAAACCGCCCTCGTCGCGGCGAACCTCTGAAGAAACCGGACGGAGAGCTACTTCACTCGTTCTGCTGGGCGTCTACGACCGCCACGCCCGCCAGATTCACGATGTCTTTGACCTCGTCGCCGCGCTGAATGACGTGGACCGGTTTGTCCATGCCGACCAGCATCGGGCCGATGGCGTCCGCGCCGCCCAGTCGCTGGAGGAGTTTGTAGCCGATGTTGCCCGCTTCGAGGTTCGGGAAGACCAGCAGGTTCGCGGGGTCGTCGAGTTCCGAGAACTCGTAGGTGCCGTTGAGGATGTCCTCCACGACCGCGGTGTCGGCCTGCATCTCGCCGTCTACCGGGAACTCGACCGTGGGGTCGGCGCGCAACTTCTCGGCGGCCTTCCGGGGCTTGCGGGTGCCCTCGTTGTCCACGCTTCCGAAGTTCGAGTACGACAGCATCGCGGCGCGCGGTTCGACGTTGAACCGGCGGGCGAGGTCGGCGGTGTGGCGGGTGATTTCGGCCAGCACGTCCTCGTCGGGGTCCTGATTCACCGTCGCGTCGGCGCAGAAGATGACGCGGTTCTTGAACGTGAGCATGTAGACGCCCGCGGCGTAGTCGGCGTCCTCGGCCGTCCCGATGACCTGCAGGGGCGGACGGAGCGCCGAGGGGTAGTGGTGGGTCAGCCCCGTCAGCATCGCGTCTGCGTCGCCCTGCTCGACCATCACGCTGGCGAAGTAGTTGCTGTCCTTCTCCACGAGGTCCTCGGCCTCGCTCTCGGTGATGCCCTTCCGGCGGCGGAGTTGGTAGAGGCGCTCGCCGTACGCCTCGTAGTCGCCGTTCGCGGGGTCGGCGATTTCGGGGTCGAAGTCGAGACCGAGCGACTCGGCGGTCGCCGCGATGGACTCGCGGTCGCCGACGAGGACCGGGTTGGCGATACCCTCCTCCTGCATCTGGTAGGCCGCCCGAATCATCTTCTCGTCGTCGCCCTCCGCCAGCGCGACGCGCTTGGGGTCGGACTTGGCCTTGTTGAGGACCACGCGCATCATCTCGCGGGACTTGCCGAGGCGGGCCTCCAGCGTCTCGACGTACTGCTCGGTGTCCAACTCGCTCCGGGCGACGCCCGACTCCATCGCGGCGTCGGCGACCGCGGGCGCGACCTCGAAGAGGACGCGGGGGTCGAGCGGTTTCGGGATGATGTACTCCGGCCCGAACTGGAGCGGTTGGTCGCCGTAGGCCTTGACCACGGCGTCGGGCACGTCCTGCTTAGCGAGGTCCGCGAGGGCTTCCGCCGCGGCGATTTTCATCTCCTCGTTGATTTCGGTCGCGCGAACGTCCAACGCGCCCCGGAAGATGAACGGGAATCCGAGGACGTTGTTGACCATGTTCGGGTAGTCAGAGCGCCCGGTCGCCATGATGACGGTGTCGTCGCGGGCCGCCTTGGCCTCCTCGTAGCCGATTTCCGGGTCGGGGTTCGCCATGGCGAAGATGACGGGGTCGTCGGCCATCGACCGGACCATCTCCTCACCGACGATGCCGGCGACCGAGAGACCGACCAGCACGTCCGCGCCCTCCATCGCGTC
Protein-coding sequences here:
- a CDS encoding NADP-dependent malic enzyme; the encoded protein is MGLDEDSLDYHREEPPGKIEISTTKPTNTQRDLSLAYSPGVAAPCRAIADDPDDAYKYTAKGNLVGVVSNGSAVLGLGDIGAQASKPVMEGKGVLFKRFADIDVFDIELDQEDAEDVIRTTKAMEPTFGGINLEDIKAPECFEIEETLREEMDIPVFHDDQHGTAIISGAALLNATEINGKDLEDLNIVFSGAGASAIATARFYVSLGAKKENIIMCDSSGIITENRAEHGDVNDYKAEFARDVPEGDLADAMEGADVLVGLSVAGIVGEEMVRSMADDPVIFAMANPDPEIGYEEAKAARDDTVIMATGRSDYPNMVNNVLGFPFIFRGALDVRATEINEEMKIAAAEALADLAKQDVPDAVVKAYGDQPLQFGPEYIIPKPLDPRVLFEVAPAVADAAMESGVARSELDTEQYVETLEARLGKSREMMRVVLNKAKSDPKRVALAEGDDEKMIRAAYQMQEEGIANPVLVGDRESIAATAESLGLDFDPEIADPANGDYEAYGERLYQLRRRKGITESEAEDLVEKDSNYFASVMVEQGDADAMLTGLTHHYPSALRPPLQVIGTAEDADYAAGVYMLTFKNRVIFCADATVNQDPDEDVLAEITRHTADLARRFNVEPRAAMLSYSNFGSVDNEGTRKPRKAAEKLRADPTVEFPVDGEMQADTAVVEDILNGTYEFSELDDPANLLVFPNLEAGNIGYKLLQRLGGADAIGPMLVGMDKPVHVIQRGDEVKDIVNLAGVAVVDAQQNE